In bacterium, one genomic interval encodes:
- the ychF gene encoding redox-regulated ATPase YchF, with protein MKIGIVGLPNVGKSTLFKTLTQKEVVIANYPFATIDPNIGVVAIPDERLQKLSEFSHSKKTVPAIIEFADIAGLVKGASQGLGLGNEFLNNIRDVDAILHLVRVFKNDNIIHVENTPDPVRDFEIINLELILKDLDIVSKALTRAESEAKSASWRSDKIKVKRRDVLQKIKNLLEENKLLHDQLDSDEIKIAYEIGILTYKPMLVVFNISETELEENWQPDEALKKLLGNIPYLAIAIGIEEIASNATDADKKEILEMAGIKETGLKKLIRKSYETLGLMTYFTTGEDETRAWTIPIDSKAPRAGRAIHSDFEERFIRAEVIRWDKLLEAGSWSKARDLGLLRIEGKEYIVKDGDVIEFRV; from the coding sequence ATGAAGATCGGTATTGTTGGTTTACCCAACGTTGGAAAATCTACTCTATTTAAAACCTTAACCCAAAAGGAAGTAGTGATAGCTAACTATCCTTTTGCAACTATTGACCCTAATATCGGCGTGGTTGCAATACCAGACGAACGCTTACAAAAACTAAGCGAATTTTCTCATTCCAAAAAAACCGTGCCGGCCATAATAGAATTTGCCGATATTGCTGGTTTAGTAAAAGGCGCTTCGCAGGGCTTAGGTTTAGGCAATGAATTTTTAAATAACATTCGCGATGTAGATGCTATTTTGCACCTAGTTAGAGTTTTTAAAAACGACAATATTATACATGTAGAAAACACACCAGATCCTGTGCGGGATTTTGAAATCATAAATTTAGAATTAATTTTAAAAGATTTAGACATAGTTTCTAAAGCATTAACCAGAGCTGAATCCGAAGCCAAATCCGCCAGCTGGCGGAGCGACAAAATTAAAGTTAAACGCCGAGATGTCTTGCAGAAAATAAAAAATTTGTTGGAAGAAAACAAATTGCTCCACGACCAGCTTGATTCTGACGAAATTAAAATCGCCTACGAAATCGGCATTTTAACATACAAACCAATGCTGGTTGTATTTAATATTTCGGAAACGGAACTTGAAGAAAACTGGCAACCAGATGAAGCTTTAAAAAAACTCCTTGGAAATATTCCCTATTTAGCCATAGCTATCGGGATTGAGGAAATCGCGTCAAACGCGACTGACGCCGACAAAAAAGAAATACTAGAAATGGCGGGCATTAAAGAAACTGGCTTAAAAAAGCTTATACGCAAAAGCTACGAAACTTTGGGCTTAATGACCTACTTCACCACAGGCGAAGACGAAACCCGCGCTTGGACTATACCTATTGATTCCAAAGCCCCTCGTGCAGGCAGGGCCATCCATTCCGACTTTGAAGAGCGTTTTATACGAGCCGAGGTAATACGCTGGGACAAACTCCTAGAAGCCGGCTCATGGTCCAAAGCCCGCGATCTAGGCCTATTGCGCATTGAAGGTAAGGAATATATCGTCAAAGACGGCGACGTGATTGAATTCAGAGTCTAA
- a CDS encoding ribonuclease J, whose translation MNQPYRPHSGNRQNNRQGNRHSGRPSNSGKLFFRSSSSQDGDSFRGPRTPRANFMPRNNEENAEQQAKTPQKNCLRIIPLGGLGEVGRNMTVIEWRDYDKDDRDILLIDAGVRFPEEDMPGIDLLIPNIKYLEDKTDKISGLIFTHGHFDHIGALPYMLERLENPMIYAAPLTKGLVIKRHEEFKQLPKLMIDEIRSGDKRKIGVFEVEFIHINHSIPDDMALLIKTPVGNIMCTSDFKFDHNPVIDKPAEIDRLKKIGDDGLLLVMSDSTGAEEPGHSISESDIQDNLEKLIKEAPGRIIVGMFASAINRVQQIIAISEKYNRKVVVEGFSMKAAVEVSKVLGYIKTKKGTLISASESNKYPDSKITVLGTGGQGEENAVLMRLATHRHKQLELKKGDTIIFSSSIIPGNERTIQHLKDNLLRHGVKVYNYKMLDIHAGGHGQQDDLMYMLELVRPKFLMPVHGQLSMLFAMKDLGLRFGMPEENIVVVENGNVVRVTADQISVDKKSVPAEMVMVDGLGVGDVGSVVLRDRQMLAEDGMFMVVAVVDSKSGRVRGSPDIISRGFIYLRDNKQMLLDARMIIRKVVEGATASEHPFNDALIKEEIKERLGQFLFQKTHRRPMILPVLIQV comes from the coding sequence ATGAATCAACCATACAGACCACATAGTGGTAACAGACAAAATAATAGACAAGGTAACAGGCACAGTGGCCGACCATCAAATTCAGGTAAACTATTTTTCAGATCATCCTCAAGCCAAGATGGAGACAGTTTTCGTGGGCCAAGAACCCCAAGGGCAAACTTCATGCCAAGAAACAACGAAGAAAACGCAGAACAACAGGCAAAAACTCCGCAGAAAAACTGTTTAAGAATTATCCCGTTAGGAGGCTTAGGCGAAGTTGGCCGAAATATGACGGTGATAGAATGGCGTGATTACGATAAAGACGATCGCGATATTTTGCTGATTGATGCTGGCGTAAGATTTCCCGAGGAAGATATGCCGGGTATAGATCTTTTAATTCCTAATATAAAATATTTGGAAGATAAAACAGATAAAATAAGCGGTCTTATTTTTACACACGGCCACTTTGATCACATTGGCGCTTTGCCTTATATGCTAGAACGCCTAGAGAATCCAATGATCTATGCCGCGCCGTTAACCAAGGGTTTGGTTATAAAACGCCACGAAGAATTTAAACAACTGCCCAAGTTAATGATAGACGAAATAAGAAGCGGTGATAAAAGAAAAATTGGCGTGTTTGAAGTTGAATTTATCCACATCAACCACAGTATTCCCGACGATATGGCTTTGCTTATTAAAACTCCAGTGGGCAATATAATGTGCACTTCGGATTTTAAATTTGACCATAATCCTGTTATAGATAAACCCGCCGAGATCGATCGCTTAAAAAAGATTGGCGACGATGGTTTGCTTTTGGTTATGAGCGACAGTACGGGCGCCGAAGAACCGGGCCATTCTATTTCTGAATCCGATATTCAAGACAACTTAGAAAAATTAATTAAAGAAGCGCCGGGCCGAATTATTGTGGGTATGTTTGCATCGGCCATTAACCGCGTCCAACAAATTATTGCTATTTCCGAAAAATATAATCGTAAAGTGGTGGTGGAAGGCTTTAGCATGAAAGCTGCGGTAGAAGTTTCTAAAGTTTTGGGCTACATCAAAACTAAAAAAGGTACTTTAATTTCTGCTTCCGAAAGCAATAAATACCCAGACAGCAAAATTACTGTTTTGGGTACCGGCGGCCAAGGCGAAGAAAACGCCGTTTTGATGCGTTTAGCCACCCACCGCCACAAACAACTGGAACTTAAAAAGGGAGATACTATTATATTTTCTTCCTCTATTATTCCCGGCAATGAACGCACTATTCAGCATTTAAAAGATAATTTACTTAGGCACGGCGTAAAAGTTTACAACTACAAAATGCTAGATATTCACGCCGGCGGACACGGCCAACAGGACGATTTAATGTATATGTTGGAATTGGTTAGGCCAAAATTCTTAATGCCTGTCCACGGCCAACTTTCAATGTTATTTGCGATGAAAGATCTTGGGCTACGTTTTGGTATGCCAGAAGAAAACATAGTTGTAGTAGAAAATGGCAATGTGGTTAGAGTAACTGCCGATCAAATTTCTGTAGATAAAAAATCGGTGCCGGCCGAGATGGTTATGGTAGACGGTTTGGGTGTTGGTGATGTCGGTTCAGTAGTACTTCGCGACAGACAAATGCTAGCCGAAGATGGCATGTTTATGGTGGTAGCTGTGGTAGATTCAAAAAGTGGCCGAGTGCGTGGTAGCCCAGATATTATTTCCCGTGGATTTATTTATTTGCGCGACAACAAACAAATGTTGTTAGACGCTAGAATGATTATTAGAAAAGTTGTGGAAGGCGCTACGGCCAGCGAACACCCCTTTAACGATGCGCTTATAAAGGAAGAAATAAAAGAACGCTTGGGCCAATTCTTATTCCAAAAAACTCACCGCCGGCCAATGATTTTGCCAGTATTGATTCAAGTATAA
- a CDS encoding peptide ABC transporter substrate-binding protein, producing MLKEKFKKIWERIKFLRSLSVKHWRYLLRQLSEKEINAVLVFLGLAITSTLFLGVYDYWFLRTSAASEGGTYAEGIIGEPRYINPALASASEVDRDLTTLVFSGLVKHNEKGEIIPDLAESYQIRDNGKIYEFKLRENLSWPDKKSLTTDDVVFTINLIKDSKFQSPLRNNWQGVRIEKIDDHSFIIKLPVAYEPFLENATLGILPRHIWENVQPQNFLLTQLNLKPVGLGQYQVTKITKNASGIIKSMEFSPNPRYYEKANISLLRIRFYENQEDLVSAFKRREIDGFSLSSVLDKTELKKSRDLIFYDIKLPRYYGVFFNQTRSDVLAETDVRKALSYATDKEDIVKDILKEEAQIQNGPLPFGLLKINESNTKYDFDIETAKNVLDKSGWKVGADGLREKKIKGKITKLEFALTTTDWPEHTQVASALKQNWEKIGAKVDLDVVPVNGIQTQNIRPRQYQAILFGEVLSLNPDPFSFWHSTQRRDPGLNLALYNNKKVDGLLESARQENNPTKRIKNYEAFEKIIMQDIPAIFLYSPNYIYAVSGKIKGLNAEAINTPSQRFENINKWHTATKRIKK from the coding sequence TTGTTGAAAGAAAAATTTAAAAAAATTTGGGAACGTATAAAATTTTTGCGTTCGTTATCGGTTAAACACTGGCGTTACTTGCTTAGGCAGTTAAGCGAAAAAGAAATAAACGCTGTTTTAGTGTTTTTAGGCTTAGCTATTACTTCTACCCTATTTTTAGGCGTTTATGATTATTGGTTTTTAAGAACCTCGGCTGCTTCCGAGGGCGGTACATATGCCGAAGGCATTATTGGCGAACCGCGCTATATTAACCCCGCCTTGGCTTCGGCTAGCGAAGTTGATCGCGATTTAACCACTTTAGTTTTTTCGGGCTTAGTTAAACATAATGAAAAAGGAGAAATTATTCCGGACCTCGCCGAAAGTTATCAAATAAGAGACAACGGCAAAATTTATGAATTTAAGCTTAGGGAAAACTTAAGCTGGCCAGATAAAAAATCCTTAACAACAGATGATGTGGTTTTTACCATAAACCTAATTAAGGATTCCAAGTTTCAAAGCCCGCTTAGAAATAACTGGCAAGGTGTCAGAATAGAAAAAATAGATGATCATAGCTTTATAATAAAATTACCCGTAGCCTACGAACCCTTTTTGGAAAACGCTACCTTGGGCATTCTCCCTCGCCATATTTGGGAAAACGTTCAGCCTCAAAACTTTTTATTAACCCAGCTCAATTTAAAACCGGTAGGCTTGGGCCAATATCAAGTTACAAAAATAACAAAAAATGCTTCGGGAATTATAAAGTCTATGGAGTTTTCTCCTAATCCGCGCTATTATGAAAAAGCAAATATCTCTCTGCTAAGAATCCGTTTCTACGAAAATCAAGAAGACCTTGTTAGCGCTTTTAAGCGCCGCGAAATTGATGGCTTTTCTTTGAGTTCAGTTTTAGACAAAACCGAACTTAAAAAATCCAGAGATCTAATTTTTTACGACATAAAACTTCCTAGATATTACGGTGTATTCTTTAACCAAACTAGATCCGATGTTTTAGCTGAAACCGATGTCAGAAAAGCTTTATCTTATGCTACAGACAAGGAAGATATAGTAAAAGATATTTTAAAAGAAGAAGCTCAAATTCAAAACGGCCCGTTGCCTTTTGGGCTTTTAAAAATTAATGAATCAAACACAAAGTATGACTTTGATATTGAGACCGCTAAAAACGTGCTCGATAAATCTGGCTGGAAAGTTGGCGCAGATGGCCTAAGAGAGAAAAAAATAAAAGGAAAAATAACAAAATTAGAATTTGCCTTAACCACAACCGATTGGCCCGAACACACTCAAGTGGCCAGCGCTCTAAAGCAAAACTGGGAAAAAATAGGAGCTAAAGTAGATTTAGATGTTGTGCCCGTTAACGGCATTCAAACCCAAAATATTAGGCCTCGCCAATATCAAGCCATACTTTTTGGAGAGGTGTTGAGTTTAAACCCCGACCCATTCTCTTTCTGGCATTCTACCCAAAGAAGAGATCCTGGTTTAAATTTAGCTTTATACAATAATAAAAAAGTTGATGGCCTTTTAGAATCAGCCCGGCAAGAAAATAATCCAACCAAAAGAATAAAAAACTATGAGGCCTTTGAGAAAATAATAATGCAAGATATTCCAGCTATATTCCTTTATAGTCCAAATTATATTTATGCTGTATCTGGAAAAATTAAAGGCCTTAATGCCGAAGCCATCAATACTCCGTCCCAAAGGTTTGAAAATATAAATAAATGGCATACCGCTACTAAGAGAATAAAGAAATAA
- the secG gene encoding preprotein translocase subunit SecG, with translation MIINIIQIVLAVLLIITVLLQRQGSGLSGAFGGEGEFHHTKRGPEKYLFVATIILSILFFGTALANIVL, from the coding sequence ATGATAATAAATATAATACAAATCGTTTTAGCTGTCTTATTAATAATTACTGTCTTGCTTCAGCGCCAAGGCTCGGGCTTATCTGGCGCTTTTGGAGGTGAAGGAGAATTTCATCACACCAAAAGAGGCCCCGAAAAATATCTTTTCGTAGCTACAATTATCTTATCTATTTTGTTTTTTGGCACGGCTCTAGCTAATATAGTTTTATAA
- a CDS encoding GIY-YIG nuclease family protein: MLSITKKLAKLPASPGVYLFKNKAGEIIYIGKSGNLKNRVKSYFSSFAKASEDKHKGVKFFNPAKVKMLAEITDIEILRTDSEIAALIKESELIKKHKPKFNVLMRDSKNYLYVAITHSTGSGQAKEEFPKIIPLHQPNSYKLKTKSCLGPFTDGTAVRKTLHILRDIFPYCTCKQKHETKCLNAHMGRCLTFCCLKSTNLARASDRRLMLNEYKKNIRAIKSVLSGRSQVLLKEFKKEIKQVIKNQNFELAKTIKNQITNLDSVLKHTKVLTEKFEFASPSIFKDDKSDFTLLGFKENPKRLETFDVSNFQGAEAVGSMVVFELQENGEYKSNKNEYRKFKIKTVHGINDPAMIAEIIKRRLNNNWTLPQLIIVDGGRTQLNAALEILSPTKIRVVSLAKKLEEIYLPENKEPILAQKFGRSLKYLFQSIRDEAHRFAINYHRKLHRKAISK; this comes from the coding sequence ATGCTGTCAATCACTAAAAAACTAGCCAAATTACCTGCTTCGCCGGGGGTGTATTTATTCAAGAATAAAGCCGGCGAGATTATTTATATTGGCAAATCGGGGAATTTAAAAAATAGAGTCAAAAGCTACTTTTCCTCCTTCGCTAAAGCTTCGGAGGACAAGCACAAAGGGGTTAAGTTTTTTAATCCAGCAAAAGTTAAAATGCTTGCCGAAATTACCGATATAGAAATATTGCGGACTGACTCGGAAATAGCAGCCTTAATAAAAGAATCCGAGCTTATTAAAAAACACAAACCCAAGTTTAATGTCTTAATGCGTGATAGTAAAAACTATTTATACGTTGCTATTACCCATTCGACGGGCTCAGGGCAAGCTAAAGAAGAATTCCCTAAAATTATTCCTCTGCATCAACCTAACAGCTATAAGCTAAAAACTAAAAGCTGTTTAGGTCCTTTCACCGACGGCACTGCTGTTAGAAAAACTTTGCATATTTTACGCGATATTTTTCCCTACTGCACCTGCAAGCAAAAACATGAGACCAAATGTTTAAATGCACATATGGGCCGGTGCTTAACTTTCTGTTGCCTTAAATCAACAAACTTAGCACGAGCCAGCGATCGCAGACTCATGCTAAATGAATATAAAAAAAACATTCGGGCAATTAAATCGGTGCTATCCGGCCGAAGCCAAGTTTTACTTAAAGAATTTAAAAAAGAAATAAAACAAGTAATAAAAAACCAAAACTTTGAATTAGCTAAAACTATTAAAAACCAAATAACAAACCTTGATTCTGTTTTAAAACATACCAAAGTATTAACCGAAAAATTTGAATTTGCTTCGCCTTCTATATTTAAAGACGACAAATCCGATTTTACGTTACTAGGCTTTAAAGAAAACCCAAAAAGATTAGAGACGTTTGACGTCTCTAATTTTCAAGGCGCAGAAGCCGTGGGTTCTATGGTTGTTTTTGAACTGCAAGAAAACGGCGAATACAAATCCAATAAAAACGAATATAGAAAATTTAAAATAAAAACCGTGCACGGTATAAACGATCCCGCTATGATAGCCGAAATTATTAAACGCAGATTAAACAATAACTGGACACTGCCCCAGTTGATAATCGTGGATGGCGGCCGAACACAACTAAATGCAGCGCTAGAAATATTGTCCCCCACCAAAATTAGAGTTGTATCTTTAGCTAAAAAATTAGAAGAAATCTATTTGCCCGAAAATAAAGAACCGATACTGGCTCAAAAATTTGGCAGAAGCTTAAAATATCTTTTTCAATCAATCCGCGATGAAGCTCACCGATTTGCTATAAACTATCATAGAAAATTGCATAGAAAAGCTATTTCTAAATAA
- the uvrA gene encoding excinuclease ABC subunit UvrA → MSSQDYIKIRGARVHNLKNVSLDIPKNKLVVITGLSGSGKSSLAFDTLYAEGQRRYVESLSAYARQFLGIMDKPDVDSIDGLSPSISIDQKSVSKNPRSTVGTITEIYDYLRLLFARVGKPHCPKCDRVVSRQSPTQITDKILKFKKGTALVILAPIIRDQKGEHKAVIMKLSNSGYARVRVNGEILKVEEALKLNLERYKRHSVEAVIDRVTLESDPSSFAPTSPRLRGASRASEDKDLRARIAESIEQALKLGDGLMIVQHLVLDKYSKKDRPSRKGGPSEELFSEAMSCAYCGINFPNVEPRSFSFNSPHGACPHCTGLGNTKEIDPDLVFPSKHITLAEGAIKPWASASHRVGYQGWYWSIVEEISQKYSFSVSVPVKDLPQKFINIILYGDKDRDGDFEGVIPNLLRRYRETESEFTRAEIERYMIDKVCPVCKGARLKPEVLAVKFLGKNISYVADLSINECKKFFSEIKGGPASLKLRRVNLTQSELQITLPVVKEILNRLDFLLNVGLDYLTLSRSSATLSGGEAQRIRLATQIGSGLTGVLYILDEPSIGLHQRDQNRLIKTLKHLRDIGNTVVVVEHDEQTINNADWVIDVGPGAGKHGGKIVFEGTPQQLKKSDSITGQYLSGRKKVEGGKLKTEKKNLSSTFHNLPSIVIKGAQENNLKNITVKIPLGQFVAITGVSGSGKSSLVNDILAKFLLQKFYNAKESPGKFTEITGWENLDKVVVVDQSPIGRTPRSNPATYTGMFSVIRDLFAATREAKVRGFGPGRFSFNVKGGRCEVCEGQGVRKIEMHFLPDVYVECEECHGTRYNKEALEVEYKGKNIAQVLKMPVEDAFEFFKNIPSLKQKIGTLLEVGLGYMELGQPATTLSGGEAQRIKLATELSRRDTGKTLYSLDEPTTGLHFEDINKLLRVLHLLVEKGNTVLVIEHNLDVIRTAHHIIDLGPEGGNGGGKIVAVGTPQQISQTKNSYTGQFLRK, encoded by the coding sequence ATGTCTAGCCAAGATTACATCAAAATCCGCGGGGCGAGGGTGCATAATTTAAAAAATGTTAGTTTAGACATTCCCAAAAACAAGTTGGTGGTTATTACCGGCCTTTCGGGTTCGGGCAAGTCGTCGCTGGCGTTTGATACGCTGTATGCTGAAGGGCAAAGAAGATATGTAGAAAGTTTGTCGGCTTATGCTCGGCAATTTTTAGGCATTATGGATAAGCCCGATGTGGATTCCATAGATGGCTTGTCGCCGTCAATATCCATAGACCAAAAAAGCGTATCAAAAAATCCGCGCTCTACTGTTGGTACTATTACCGAAATTTATGATTACCTGCGTTTGTTGTTTGCTAGAGTCGGCAAACCTCATTGCCCCAAGTGTGATCGCGTAGTTTCGCGCCAAAGTCCAACGCAAATAACAGATAAAATTTTAAAATTTAAAAAAGGCACGGCTTTAGTAATTTTGGCGCCAATCATTCGCGATCAAAAAGGTGAACACAAAGCAGTTATTATGAAGTTATCAAATTCCGGCTATGCCAGAGTTAGAGTTAACGGTGAAATTTTAAAAGTTGAAGAAGCTTTAAAATTAAATTTAGAAAGATACAAGCGCCATTCAGTAGAAGCTGTGATAGACAGAGTGACCCTAGAAAGTGATCCCTCCTCCTTCGCCCCCACTTCGCCAAGGCTACGAGGGGCAAGCAGGGCTTCGGAGGACAAGGATCTTCGTGCTCGCATTGCGGAATCCATAGAACAAGCTCTTAAATTAGGTGACGGTTTGATGATTGTCCAACACCTGGTGTTGGACAAGTATTCAAAAAAGGACCGCCCTTCCAGGAAGGGCGGTCCTTCCGAGGAGCTGTTTTCCGAAGCGATGTCGTGCGCTTATTGTGGTATAAATTTTCCAAATGTTGAACCAAGATCATTTTCTTTTAATAGCCCGCACGGCGCTTGCCCGCATTGCACAGGTTTAGGTAATACCAAAGAAATTGATCCAGATTTAGTTTTTCCAAGCAAGCATATAACTTTGGCGGAAGGCGCCATTAAGCCGTGGGCTTCGGCTTCGCACCGCGTCGGCTACCAAGGTTGGTATTGGAGTATTGTGGAAGAAATTTCGCAAAAATACAGTTTTTCAGTTTCGGTGCCTGTAAAAGATTTACCGCAAAAATTTATAAACATTATTTTATATGGTGACAAAGATCGCGATGGCGATTTTGAGGGAGTTATTCCAAATTTATTGCGCCGTTACCGCGAAACCGAATCAGAATTTACCAGAGCCGAGATAGAACGCTATATGATAGATAAGGTTTGTCCGGTATGTAAGGGCGCACGTTTAAAGCCAGAAGTTTTAGCGGTTAAGTTTTTAGGAAAAAATATTAGCTATGTGGCAGATTTATCTATAAATGAATGCAAAAAGTTTTTTTCGGAGATTAAAGGTGGCCCTGCTTCGCTAAAGCTACGCAGGGTAAACTTAACCCAATCGGAGCTTCAAATAACTTTGCCAGTAGTTAAAGAAATTTTAAACAGATTAGATTTTTTGCTAAATGTCGGGCTAGATTATTTAACACTTTCTCGTTCTTCGGCTACGCTTTCTGGTGGTGAAGCTCAACGTATTCGTTTAGCTACACAAATTGGTTCTGGTTTAACAGGGGTTCTATATATACTAGACGAACCTTCTATTGGTTTGCATCAGCGCGATCAAAATAGGTTAATTAAAACGCTTAAACATTTACGCGACATCGGCAACACTGTAGTGGTGGTGGAACATGATGAGCAGACTATCAATAATGCCGATTGGGTGATAGATGTAGGGCCGGGCGCGGGTAAACACGGCGGTAAAATAGTTTTTGAAGGAACGCCTCAACAGCTCAAAAAATCAGATAGCATTACAGGGCAGTATTTGTCTGGAAGGAAGAAAGTAGAAGGTGGAAAATTGAAAACGGAAAAGAAAAATTTATCTTCTACTTTCCATAATCTACCTTCTATTGTTATCAAAGGCGCACAGGAAAATAATCTCAAAAACATTACAGTCAAAATTCCCTTGGGACAGTTTGTAGCAATCACGGGCGTTTCGGGTTCGGGTAAGTCTAGTTTGGTAAACGATATTTTGGCTAAATTTTTATTGCAAAAATTTTATAATGCTAAAGAATCTCCCGGAAAATTTACAGAAATAACTGGTTGGGAAAATTTAGATAAAGTTGTGGTGGTAGACCAAAGCCCGATAGGCCGAACACCGCGTTCTAACCCAGCCACATATACCGGAATGTTTAGTGTTATTCGCGATTTATTTGCCGCCACGCGCGAAGCAAAAGTTAGAGGTTTCGGGCCAGGCCGGTTTAGTTTTAATGTAAAAGGCGGCAGATGCGAAGTGTGCGAAGGGCAGGGGGTAAGAAAAATTGAAATGCATTTTTTGCCCGATGTTTATGTGGAGTGCGAAGAATGCCATGGCACGCGCTATAACAAAGAAGCGCTAGAGGTGGAATACAAAGGCAAAAATATTGCTCAAGTTTTAAAAATGCCGGTGGAAGACGCTTTTGAATTTTTTAAAAATATTCCCTCGTTAAAACAAAAAATTGGAACATTGCTGGAAGTCGGTTTAGGTTATATGGAATTAGGCCAGCCGGCTACCACATTGTCTGGCGGGGAGGCTCAAAGAATAAAACTTGCCACAGAATTATCGCGGCGCGATACGGGCAAAACTTTATATAGTTTGGATGAACCAACCACGGGTTTGCATTTTGAGGATATAAATAAACTGCTTAGGGTTTTGCATTTGCTGGTTGAAAAAGGCAATACGGTTTTAGTTATTGAACATAATTTGGATGTTATTAGAACGGCGCATCATATTATAGACTTAGGTCCAGAAGGCGGTAATGGCGGAGGCAAAATTGTAGCGGTGGGCACTCCGCAGCAAATCAGCCAAACTAAAAATAGTTACACTGGACAGTTTCTGCGTAAGTGA
- a CDS encoding co-chaperone GroES — translation MKIKPLSDRVLIEPMTKEEKTKSGIYLPDTVDKERPEQGRVLAVGPGKVDDGEIIKMSVKKGDVVLFTKYGPNEIKVAGKTYLIAREDDILAILE, via the coding sequence ATAAAAATCAAACCACTATCAGATCGGGTCTTAATTGAACCCATGACCAAAGAAGAAAAAACTAAATCGGGAATTTATTTGCCTGATACGGTAGATAAAGAACGTCCCGAACAAGGCCGGGTTTTGGCGGTGGGTCCGGGCAAGGTTGATGATGGCGAAATTATAAAAATGTCTGTAAAAAAAGGCGATGTGGTTTTGTTTACCAAATATGGCCCTAACGAAATAAAGGTTGCTGGCAAGACTTATTTAATCGCACGCGAAGATGATATACTCGCAATTTTGGAATAA